A genomic region of Camelus ferus isolate YT-003-E chromosome 35, BCGSAC_Cfer_1.0, whole genome shotgun sequence contains the following coding sequences:
- the LOC102512710 gene encoding LOW QUALITY PROTEIN: PDZ and LIM domain protein 2 (The sequence of the model RefSeq protein was modified relative to this genomic sequence to represent the inferred CDS: inserted 2 bases in 1 codon), whose amino-acid sequence MALMVDVVGPAPWGFRISGGRDFHTPIMVTKVTERGKAEAADLRPGDIIVAISGESAEGMLHAEAQSKIRQSPSLLRLQLDRSRAASPGQTNGESSVEVLATRFQGPXRTHTDSQSSLRSPGSSPASLGPRPGSSFSTLPTSSPHALAGEAVTSHSFQRLPRSPGLAAEGRLCYGGRPGSQQAAGDSAALVLPPPPSPGPRSSSPRLSVASEGESHLLSEDSEVFKMLQENREARLHTPPPRQSSSFRLLQEALEAEERGGTPALLLSSLSPQSALRTSRALATPPKLHTCEKCSASIQNQAVRIQEGRYRHPSFYTCTDCGLNLKMRGHFWVGDELYCEKHARQRHSAPLTLSSQA is encoded by the exons ATGGCGCTGATGGTGGATGTGGTGGGGCCAGCGCCCTGGGGCTTCCGCATCTCCGGGGGCAGGGATTTCCACACGCCTATCATGGTGACCAAGGTAACCGAGAGGGGCAAGGCTGAAGCTGCTGACCTCCGGCCTGGTGACATTATTGTGGCCATCAGTGGGGAGAGTGCAGAGGGCATGCTTCATGCCGAGGCCCAGAGCAAGATCCGCCAGAGCCCCTCACTCCTGAGGCTGCAGCTGGACCGGTCCCGAGCTGCCTCTCCCGGGCAGACCAACGGGGAAAGCTCCGTGGAGGTGCTGGCCACTCGCTTCCAGGGCCC GAGGACGCACACAGACAGCCAGTCCTCCCTGCGGTCAccaggctccagcccagcctccctcggACCCCGGCCAGGCAGCTCCTTCTCtaccctgcccaccagcagcccACACGCCctcgctggagaggctgtgaccAGCCACAGTTTCCAGAGGCTGCCCCGCTCACCGGGACTCGCTGCTGAGGGCCGCTTGTGCTATGGGGGTCGCCCCGGAAGCCAACAGGCCGCTGGCGACTCGGCTGCGCTGGTGCTGCCGCCACCGCCTTCCCCAGGTCCCcgttcctccagccccaggctcagTGTGGCCTCTGAAGGGGAAAGCCATCTCCTGAGCGAGGATTCAGAAGTCTTCAAGATGCTGCAGGAAAATCGTGAGGCGCggctccacaccccacccccccggCAGTCCAGCTCCTTTCGGCTCttgcaggaggccctggaggcTGAGGAGAGAGGTGGCACGCCTGCCCTCCTGCTCAGCTCGCTGAGTCCCCAGTCTGCCCTGCGCACCTCCAGGGCCCTGGCCACCCCACCCAAGCTCCACACGTGTGAGAAGTGCAGTGCCAGCATCCAGAACCAGGCTGTGCGCATCCAGGAGGGGCGGTACCGCCATCCCAGCTTCTACACCTGCACCGACTGTGGGCTGAACCTGAAGATGCGCGGGCACTTTTGGGTGGGGGACGAGCTGTACTGTGAGAAGCACGCCCGCCAGCGCCACTCCGCACCCCTGACCCTCAGCTCCCAGGCCTGA